One Streptomyces sp. NBC_01237 genomic region harbors:
- a CDS encoding phage tail sheath family protein codes for MPSYLSPGVYVEEVESGSRPIEGVGTSVAAFVGFAQRGPLDEPTLITNWSQFVSTFGDFVDGTYLASSVYGFFANGGGICYVVRIGDGSAQGGDGESGESGESGQLAAGSEVQVGPYAVRPRPGVAGEISVEVTDAEGDDPPSDVFQLIVKRDGQVAETYPSVTTKRSKENVATRVNAKSELIEVRESGRGAAPARPETQSVTLAPAAPAAGGAGSLAPEVYVGDADRRTGLGGLEAVDEVTMIAVPDLMSAYERGLLDLESVIAVQQGLISHCELMGDRVAILDPPPGLSPQQVRGWRTDRANFDSKYATLYYPWISVADPASGRATLVPPSGHIAGVWARNDDSRGVHKAPANEVVRGAVALQTQLTKGEHDLLNPLGLNCIRSFPGRGIRVWGARTLASDPAWRYLNVRRLFNYLEESILAGTQWVVFEPNDDALWARIRRTVSAFLVNEWRKGSLFGLTPDEAFYVKCDRETNPPESIDAGQVICEIGVAPVKPAEFVVFRLSQLTGGTGGIDE; via the coding sequence ATGCCGTCGTACCTGTCCCCGGGCGTCTACGTCGAAGAGGTCGAGTCCGGATCCCGGCCGATCGAAGGGGTGGGCACCTCGGTCGCCGCCTTCGTCGGCTTCGCCCAGCGGGGACCTCTCGACGAGCCGACGCTGATCACGAACTGGAGCCAGTTCGTCAGTACCTTCGGCGACTTCGTCGACGGGACGTACCTCGCCTCCTCCGTCTACGGCTTCTTCGCCAACGGCGGCGGCATCTGTTACGTCGTGCGGATCGGTGACGGTTCCGCGCAGGGCGGCGATGGGGAGAGCGGGGAGAGCGGGGAGAGCGGCCAACTGGCCGCCGGGTCCGAAGTGCAGGTCGGCCCCTACGCCGTGCGGCCCCGGCCGGGCGTGGCCGGGGAGATCAGCGTCGAGGTGACGGACGCCGAGGGCGACGACCCTCCCTCCGACGTCTTCCAGCTCATCGTGAAGCGCGACGGGCAGGTCGCGGAGACGTACCCCTCGGTGACGACGAAGCGCAGCAAGGAGAACGTCGCCACCCGGGTCAACGCCAAGTCCGAGCTCATCGAGGTACGGGAGTCGGGGCGTGGCGCCGCGCCCGCCCGCCCCGAGACGCAGTCCGTCACCCTCGCGCCCGCCGCTCCCGCCGCCGGTGGTGCCGGGTCGCTGGCCCCCGAGGTGTACGTCGGTGACGCCGACCGCAGGACCGGGCTCGGCGGCCTGGAGGCGGTCGACGAGGTCACCATGATCGCGGTTCCCGACCTGATGAGCGCGTACGAACGCGGGCTGCTGGACCTGGAGTCGGTCATCGCCGTCCAGCAGGGGCTGATCTCCCACTGCGAGCTGATGGGCGACCGCGTCGCCATCCTCGACCCGCCGCCGGGGCTCTCGCCCCAGCAGGTCAGGGGCTGGCGCACCGACCGGGCCAACTTCGACTCGAAGTACGCGACGCTCTACTACCCCTGGATCAGCGTCGCCGACCCCGCCTCGGGCCGCGCCACCCTCGTACCGCCCAGTGGGCACATCGCCGGGGTCTGGGCGCGCAATGACGATTCGCGCGGGGTGCACAAGGCTCCGGCGAACGAGGTGGTCCGGGGAGCCGTCGCGTTGCAGACGCAGCTGACCAAGGGCGAGCACGACCTGCTCAATCCCCTCGGGCTGAACTGCATCCGCTCCTTCCCCGGGCGGGGAATCCGGGTGTGGGGTGCGCGGACGCTCGCTTCGGACCCGGCCTGGCGGTACTTGAATGTGCGGCGGCTCTTCAACTACCTGGAGGAGTCGATCCTCGCCGGCACGCAGTGGGTCGTCTTCGAGCCGAACGACGATGCGCTGTGGGCCCGTATCCGCCGTACGGTCTCGGCGTTCCTGGTCAACGAATGGCGCAAGGGGTCGCTGTTCGGGCTGACGCCCGACGAGGCGTTCTACGTGAAGTGCGACCGCGAGACCAACCCGCCCGAGAGCATCGACGCGGGTCAGGTCATCTGCGAGATCGGTGTCGCACCGGTCAAGCCGGCCGAGTTCGTGGTGTTCCGGCTCTCCCAGCTGACCGGCGGCACCGGCGGGATCGACGAATGA
- a CDS encoding phage tail protein encodes MPLPDLDSSVGCSFGLEFDSVLIKQITEVSGLKMEQDVIELKQNTADGKYALKKLPGRPKAGEVTVTRGLTEDNSFERWIKDSRFGRMTDARRNGSVIVYDYEGMPIKRYKLINAWPKSLEIGTLKAGDTSVLTEKLAITYESMELD; translated from the coding sequence GTGCCACTTCCCGATCTCGACAGTTCCGTCGGGTGCTCGTTCGGCCTCGAATTCGACAGCGTCCTCATCAAGCAGATCACCGAGGTCAGCGGTCTGAAGATGGAGCAGGACGTCATCGAGCTGAAGCAGAACACCGCCGACGGCAAGTACGCCCTGAAGAAGCTGCCGGGCCGGCCCAAGGCCGGTGAGGTCACCGTGACGCGCGGCCTCACGGAGGACAACAGCTTCGAGCGCTGGATCAAGGACTCGCGCTTCGGCCGGATGACGGACGCCCGCCGCAACGGCTCGGTCATCGTCTACGACTACGAGGGCATGCCGATCAAGCGCTACAAGCTCATCAACGCCTGGCCGAAGTCCTTGGAGATCGGCACGCTCAAGGCCGGCGACACCTCGGTCCTGACGGAGAAGCTGGCGATCACCTACGAGAGCATGGAACTCGACTGA
- a CDS encoding DUF6760 family protein, which yields MTYAADLLYEEVAYLAYHFHWPLDDLLDLEHPERLKFVAQIARLNGQ from the coding sequence GTGACGTACGCGGCCGACCTGCTCTACGAGGAGGTCGCGTACCTCGCCTATCACTTCCACTGGCCGCTCGATGACCTGCTGGACCTGGAACATCCGGAACGCCTGAAGTTCGTCGCACAGATCGCTCGCCTCAACGGGCAGTAG
- a CDS encoding phage tail protein, whose product MATAQDSDPAVSVCFVVTIDDIELGSFNTCDGLGCEVVLETREEGGNNGHLWQLPTRLKYSNVKLSRPLTRETEKVARWFATMTTGFSRKTAHIEARTGDGRKVAQWGLLEVVPVRWTGPSFTPESPKVAMETIEIAHHGYVMEG is encoded by the coding sequence ATGGCCACCGCTCAGGACAGCGACCCCGCCGTCAGCGTCTGCTTCGTCGTGACGATCGACGACATCGAGCTGGGGTCGTTCAACACATGTGACGGCCTGGGCTGCGAAGTGGTGCTCGAAACGCGGGAGGAGGGCGGCAACAACGGTCATCTGTGGCAGCTGCCGACCCGCCTGAAGTACTCCAATGTGAAGCTCTCCCGGCCGCTCACCCGGGAGACGGAGAAGGTGGCGCGCTGGTTCGCCACGATGACGACCGGGTTCAGCCGCAAGACGGCGCACATCGAGGCGCGGACCGGGGACGGGCGCAAGGTGGCCCAGTGGGGGCTGCTGGAGGTCGTCCCCGTGCGCTGGACCGGCCCGTCGTTCACGCCCGAGTCGCCGAAGGTCGCGATGGAGACGATCGAGATCGCCCATCACGGCTATGTGATGGAGGGCTGA
- a CDS encoding CIS tube protein: MSGAGPIAFSAAGTSGVASAAKGGSARPKLEHAYLELRTPPTGGGLTPGGPCGRIDFQFNPKELSLTKAASWKRSPAKGAKSSGPPEYQGSQPSKLTVEMFFDASDTQDTRVVTSVEQLFACCVPTNETRQQQRSSPPWVVFHWGGLTGFPGYVSQVAAKYTLFTTSGVPIRAVCQVTMEEISGETPGQNPTSGALAARRVHRVDAGDSLPSLAHREYGDAGAWRVIAEANGIDDPMRIAPGTQLLLPALDELNRLRDAADRPRGAVVRERRG, from the coding sequence GTGAGCGGGGCAGGGCCCATCGCCTTCAGCGCCGCCGGTACGTCGGGGGTGGCGTCCGCCGCGAAGGGCGGCTCGGCCCGGCCCAAGCTGGAGCACGCCTACCTGGAGCTGCGGACCCCGCCGACCGGTGGCGGGCTCACCCCCGGCGGGCCGTGCGGGCGGATCGACTTCCAGTTCAACCCCAAGGAGCTGAGCCTGACCAAGGCGGCTTCCTGGAAGCGGAGTCCGGCCAAGGGGGCGAAGAGCTCCGGGCCGCCGGAGTACCAGGGGTCGCAGCCCAGCAAGCTCACCGTCGAGATGTTCTTCGACGCCAGTGACACCCAGGACACCCGGGTGGTGACCTCGGTGGAGCAGCTGTTCGCGTGCTGTGTGCCGACGAACGAGACCCGGCAGCAGCAGCGTTCCTCGCCGCCGTGGGTGGTCTTCCACTGGGGCGGGCTCACGGGATTTCCGGGGTACGTCAGTCAAGTGGCGGCGAAATACACGCTGTTCACGACGTCCGGGGTGCCGATCCGGGCGGTCTGCCAGGTCACGATGGAGGAGATCAGCGGGGAGACACCTGGGCAGAACCCGACCTCGGGCGCGCTGGCGGCCCGGCGCGTGCACCGGGTGGACGCCGGGGACTCGCTGCCCTCGCTGGCCCACCGGGAGTACGGGGACGCCGGTGCCTGGCGGGTGATCGCCGAGGCGAACGGCATCGACGACCCGATGCGGATCGCGCCGGGTACCCAGCTCCTGCTGCCCGCCCTCGACGAGCTGAACCGGCTCCGGGACGCGGCCGACCGGCCTCGCGGCGCCGTCGTCCGGGAGAGGCGGGGCTGA
- a CDS encoding VgrG-related protein, translating into MAQQGVATALVVEFGGTPLPAKFVNTLVEGYVDDSRTLPDLFLLRFRDPDRVLLEQAGLKIGSEARLLARAGGDTAPKPLLDGVVTALEVELDETGTFTVVRGLDESHRLFRGRRVASYQNMTLADICGQVARRAGLKPGNVDIAGPVLEHIAQPNVTDWEFVRGLAEEAGAQAYVRDGQLHITRPAEASGAPDASARADRDPLVLELGSNLLRCRAGVSAAEQVSEVEVRGWDVQAKQPLVGRAPAGKSSTLELGVTAAEVAAPFGEARFVVTDAAYGAQAQVDQAAKALAERIAGSFAELEAVIRGNPEVRAGSAVALNAVGAPFEGRYTVTSSRHVFDAVRGYETWITVSGQQERSLFGLTGGAPGGGGGGGGSRCAGLVSGTVTDTQDPEGSGRVKVRFPWLSDEYASDWARTAQSGGTGGGEAFIPEVGDEVLVGFEHGHLDRPYVLAGLYNGKDRPGGGGSGASGSGAPAGDSGTPAGGGGGGELVDPTSGAVNRRTFASKSGNQLELLDAANGPQGVRLRTGDGKLTIDLDRKGTAIVINSDGSVTIEAKERVSITAAKGVALDAGRGALQLAGDSVTLTSRSGVSVDGGNGKLALSTGGAVEVRGGQVSVDGTQRTDIKSGASVSVNAPIIKLN; encoded by the coding sequence ATGGCTCAGCAGGGGGTCGCCACCGCGCTGGTGGTGGAGTTCGGCGGCACACCGCTGCCGGCGAAGTTCGTGAACACCCTGGTCGAGGGGTACGTCGACGACAGCCGTACGCTCCCGGACCTGTTCCTGCTGCGGTTCCGGGACCCCGACCGGGTGCTGCTGGAGCAGGCCGGGCTGAAGATCGGCAGCGAGGCCCGGCTGCTGGCCCGCGCGGGCGGGGACACGGCTCCGAAGCCGCTGCTCGACGGCGTGGTGACCGCTCTGGAGGTGGAGCTCGACGAGACCGGCACCTTCACCGTCGTACGCGGGCTCGACGAGTCGCACCGGCTCTTCCGGGGGCGCCGGGTGGCCAGCTACCAGAACATGACCCTCGCCGACATCTGCGGTCAGGTCGCCCGGCGCGCCGGGCTGAAGCCGGGGAACGTGGACATCGCCGGTCCGGTGCTCGAACACATCGCGCAGCCCAACGTCACGGACTGGGAGTTCGTGCGCGGGCTCGCCGAGGAGGCCGGCGCCCAGGCGTACGTACGCGACGGGCAGCTGCACATCACCCGGCCCGCCGAGGCGAGCGGTGCACCGGACGCCTCGGCGCGTGCGGACCGCGATCCCCTCGTCCTGGAACTGGGCAGCAACCTGCTGCGCTGCCGGGCCGGGGTGTCCGCCGCCGAGCAGGTCTCCGAGGTGGAGGTACGCGGCTGGGACGTCCAGGCCAAGCAGCCGCTGGTGGGCAGGGCCCCGGCGGGGAAGTCGTCCACGCTGGAGCTCGGGGTGACGGCCGCGGAGGTGGCCGCCCCGTTCGGCGAGGCGCGGTTCGTCGTGACGGACGCGGCGTACGGGGCGCAGGCGCAGGTGGACCAGGCGGCGAAGGCCCTGGCGGAGCGGATCGCCGGATCGTTCGCGGAGCTGGAGGCGGTGATCCGGGGGAATCCGGAGGTCCGGGCGGGCAGCGCGGTGGCGCTGAACGCGGTGGGCGCGCCGTTCGAGGGCCGGTACACGGTGACGTCCTCGCGCCATGTCTTCGACGCCGTACGCGGGTACGAGACCTGGATCACCGTCTCCGGTCAGCAGGAGCGTTCGCTGTTCGGACTGACCGGGGGAGCACCGGGCGGGGGCGGCGGTGGTGGTGGCTCGCGGTGCGCCGGGCTGGTCAGCGGGACCGTGACGGACACGCAGGACCCGGAGGGGTCGGGGCGCGTCAAGGTCCGGTTCCCGTGGCTGTCCGACGAGTACGCGAGCGACTGGGCGCGTACGGCGCAGTCGGGCGGGACGGGCGGCGGCGAGGCGTTCATCCCGGAGGTCGGTGACGAGGTGCTGGTCGGGTTCGAGCACGGGCATCTGGACCGGCCCTATGTGCTCGCGGGGCTGTACAACGGGAAGGACCGGCCGGGCGGGGGTGGTTCCGGCGCCTCCGGGAGCGGTGCGCCCGCCGGTGACAGCGGTACTCCCGCCGGTGGCGGTGGCGGTGGTGAACTGGTCGATCCCACCAGTGGTGCCGTGAACCGGCGCACCTTCGCGTCCAAGAGCGGCAACCAGCTGGAGCTGCTGGACGCCGCGAACGGGCCGCAGGGCGTCCGGCTCCGTACCGGCGACGGCAAGCTCACGATCGACCTCGACCGCAAGGGCACCGCCATCGTCATCAACAGCGACGGCAGCGTGACGATCGAGGCCAAGGAGCGGGTCTCCATCACGGCGGCCAAGGGGGTCGCGCTGGACGCCGGCCGCGGTGCTCTCCAACTCGCGGGTGACAGCGTCACGTTGACGTCCCGCAGCGGAGTGTCCGTCGACGGCGGGAACGGGAAGCTCGCGCTCTCCACCGGTGGAGCGGTGGAGGTGCGAGGCGGCCAGGTCTCGGTCGACGGCACCCAGCGCACCGACATCAAGAGCGGTGCCTCGGTGTCCGTGAACGCCCCGATCATCAAGCTCAACTGA
- a CDS encoding PAAR domain-containing protein produces the protein MSAAASAAARVGDPTGHPGTVGPPGVPSVLIGGKPAATVGTAHQCASPAAHPPSTIAPPGSSSVLIGGKPAARVGDLAGCGAPVVSGCTSVLIGG, from the coding sequence ATGTCGGCAGCAGCATCCGCAGCCGCCCGGGTCGGCGATCCCACCGGGCATCCCGGCACGGTCGGGCCGCCCGGTGTGCCGTCCGTGCTCATCGGCGGGAAGCCCGCCGCCACGGTCGGCACCGCGCACCAGTGCGCGTCCCCCGCCGCCCATCCGCCGTCCACGATCGCGCCGCCCGGCAGCTCCTCGGTGCTGATCGGCGGGAAGCCCGCCGCCCGGGTCGGGGATCTGGCGGGCTGCGGCGCACCGGTCGTGTCCGGGTGCACGTCGGTGCTGATCGGGGGCTGA
- a CDS encoding GPW/gp25 family protein, with the protein MGQQFIGAGWAFPPRTDATGSIALVRGEHELEESIRLILATSPGERPMRPEFGCAVNDYVFAPADAGTAGQLAYEVRLALERWEPRIEVTEVVVRFDEADEGVLYIDIGYTVRGANDPRNLVFPFYVIPQHAQDTNAAQDATAARGTPYDEEAGA; encoded by the coding sequence ATGGGACAGCAGTTCATCGGTGCGGGCTGGGCGTTTCCGCCGCGTACGGATGCCACCGGGTCCATCGCCCTGGTGCGTGGCGAACACGAGCTGGAGGAGTCGATCCGGCTGATCCTGGCGACCTCGCCGGGGGAGCGGCCGATGCGGCCGGAGTTCGGCTGCGCCGTCAACGACTACGTGTTCGCCCCCGCGGACGCGGGGACCGCCGGGCAGCTCGCGTACGAGGTACGGCTGGCGCTGGAGCGCTGGGAGCCCCGGATCGAGGTGACCGAGGTGGTCGTCCGGTTCGACGAGGCGGACGAGGGGGTGCTGTACATCGACATCGGTTACACGGTGCGCGGTGCCAACGACCCCCGGAACCTGGTCTTCCCCTTCTATGTGATCCCGCAGCACGCCCAGGACACGAACGCCGCCCAGGACGCGACGGCCGCCCGGGGAACGCCCTACGACGAGGAGGCAGGCGCGTGA
- a CDS encoding putative baseplate assembly protein has product MTLPSPHLDDRRFQDLVDEAKRLVQQRCPEWTDHNVSDPGVTLIEAFAAMVDQLVYRVNRVPEKNYLTFLDLIGVRLHPPTAAQTEVTFRLSAPQPDPVVVRAGTEVATLRTETEEAVVFTTSETLTVEPCAFAHLATWPSPGEAVDRTEELALGRDVACFGATPAPGDCLYVGLSAAVPAGVVVLRLDCRVEGVGVDPLRPPLLWEAWDGTAWTVCEVEKDDTGGFNRSGELILHLPKNHVPAAVVGRTGGWLRCRLIEAEPGRPTYMAPPVVRRISAFTIGATVSAEHAETVTDEVLGAAEGVPGQVFTLARPPVVPGEFVVEVSDQAGGDGFTRWTQVDDFAHSGPEDRHITLDPNSGRVEFGPAVRERDGGIRYYGDFPDKGAIVRVRSYRTGGGLRGNVARSTLRVLRSAIPYVARVENRRPALGGVDGESVDSARVRGPMTLRTLHRAVVPHDYELLAREIAPDAARVHCIRAGEDGSGSGGSGSGGSGGAAAESGSAGSDGGAGAGGVRLLVVPAGRSDEQGRIVFDELIPPAQTLGLIAGHLDARRPIGARLVVEPPFYQGVTVVATVQAERGAVVERVRETALAALYGYFNPLTGGPNGQGWPFGRPIQSGEAFAVLQRVPGVDLVEDVRLYPADPVTGERTEATTRIPLDRHALVFSYEHALRVREG; this is encoded by the coding sequence GTGACGCTGCCCAGTCCGCATCTGGACGACCGCCGCTTCCAGGACCTGGTGGACGAGGCCAAGCGCCTGGTGCAGCAGCGCTGCCCGGAGTGGACCGACCACAATGTGTCCGATCCCGGTGTGACCCTCATCGAGGCGTTCGCGGCCATGGTCGACCAGCTCGTCTACCGGGTGAACCGGGTGCCGGAGAAGAACTACCTGACCTTCCTCGACCTGATCGGGGTGCGGCTCCACCCGCCCACGGCCGCGCAGACCGAGGTGACGTTCCGGCTGTCCGCGCCGCAGCCCGACCCGGTGGTGGTGCGGGCGGGTACGGAGGTCGCCACACTCCGTACGGAGACGGAGGAGGCGGTCGTCTTCACCACCTCCGAGACCCTGACGGTGGAGCCCTGCGCCTTCGCCCATCTCGCCACCTGGCCCTCGCCCGGGGAAGCCGTGGACCGTACGGAGGAGCTGGCGCTCGGGCGGGACGTGGCGTGTTTCGGGGCCACTCCGGCGCCGGGGGACTGCCTGTACGTGGGTCTGTCCGCCGCCGTTCCGGCGGGCGTGGTCGTCCTTCGGCTGGACTGCCGGGTCGAGGGCGTCGGGGTCGACCCGCTGCGGCCGCCGCTGCTCTGGGAGGCGTGGGACGGTACCGCCTGGACGGTCTGCGAGGTCGAGAAGGACGACACGGGCGGCTTCAACCGGTCCGGCGAGCTGATCCTGCATCTGCCGAAGAACCACGTACCGGCGGCCGTCGTGGGGCGTACCGGCGGCTGGCTTCGCTGCCGTCTGATCGAGGCGGAGCCGGGCCGGCCGACGTACATGGCGCCGCCCGTGGTCCGCCGGATCTCCGCGTTCACGATCGGGGCCACCGTGTCCGCCGAACACGCCGAGACCGTCACCGACGAGGTGCTCGGAGCGGCGGAGGGCGTACCGGGCCAGGTGTTCACGCTGGCGCGCCCGCCCGTGGTGCCCGGCGAGTTCGTCGTGGAGGTGTCGGACCAGGCGGGCGGTGACGGGTTCACCCGGTGGACCCAGGTCGACGACTTCGCGCACTCCGGGCCCGAGGACCGCCACATCACCCTCGACCCGAACTCCGGCCGCGTGGAGTTCGGCCCCGCCGTGCGGGAACGGGACGGCGGCATCCGCTACTACGGCGACTTCCCGGACAAGGGCGCCATCGTCCGGGTGCGTTCCTACCGCACCGGCGGCGGGCTGCGCGGCAACGTCGCCCGGTCCACCCTGCGGGTCCTGCGCAGCGCGATCCCGTACGTGGCACGGGTGGAGAACCGTCGCCCGGCGCTCGGCGGGGTCGACGGGGAGAGCGTCGACAGCGCACGGGTGCGCGGGCCGATGACGCTGCGGACCCTGCACCGGGCCGTCGTCCCGCACGACTACGAACTCCTGGCCCGCGAGATCGCCCCGGACGCGGCCCGCGTGCACTGCATCCGGGCCGGAGAGGATGGGAGCGGGTCCGGCGGGAGCGGGTCCGGGGGGAGCGGCGGGGCAGCGGCGGAGAGCGGGAGCGCCGGGAGCGACGGTGGCGCCGGGGCGGGCGGAGTGCGGCTGCTCGTCGTACCGGCCGGACGCAGTGACGAGCAGGGCCGGATCGTGTTCGACGAACTCATCCCGCCCGCCCAGACCCTCGGCCTCATCGCCGGGCATCTGGACGCCCGCCGTCCGATCGGGGCCCGGCTGGTGGTCGAGCCGCCGTTCTACCAGGGCGTCACCGTCGTCGCCACGGTGCAGGCCGAGCGAGGAGCCGTCGTCGAACGGGTCCGTGAGACGGCGCTCGCCGCGCTGTACGGGTACTTCAACCCGCTGACCGGCGGACCGAACGGGCAGGGCTGGCCGTTCGGCCGGCCGATCCAGTCGGGCGAGGCGTTCGCCGTGCTGCAACGGGTGCCCGGGGTGGACCTGGTGGAGGACGTACGGCTGTACCCGGCGGACCCGGTGACCGGGGAGCGGACCGAAGCCACCACCCGGATTCCGCTGGACCGGCACGCGCTGGTCTTCAGCTACGAACACGCGCTCCGGGTACGGGAGGGCTGA
- a CDS encoding phage tail protein: MRTGVPGLPTPHPLIEQLPAVYLEQDFLQRFLAALDDVLAPVLLTIDNLPAHLDPRSAPDDFLAWLAQWVAVEPYEDSAPDRQRAAVRGAVARHARRGTSGGLAEAVRLETGAEPEIVESGGTAWSTRPLTPLPGQARPWVTIRVREPEAGRGRRIDRVRLEELIGTEVPAHVGFTLEILPPAGSPAASGGGAE; this comes from the coding sequence ATGCGTACCGGCGTCCCCGGTCTCCCGACCCCGCACCCGCTGATCGAGCAACTGCCGGCCGTCTACCTGGAGCAGGACTTCCTCCAGCGCTTCCTCGCCGCGCTGGACGACGTGCTCGCCCCGGTCCTGCTCACCATCGACAACCTGCCCGCCCACCTCGACCCCCGCAGCGCCCCCGACGACTTTCTCGCCTGGCTCGCCCAGTGGGTGGCCGTGGAGCCGTACGAGGACAGCGCCCCGGACCGCCAACGGGCCGCGGTACGGGGGGCGGTGGCCCGGCACGCCCGGCGCGGGACGTCGGGCGGTCTGGCCGAGGCGGTACGGCTGGAGACCGGTGCGGAACCGGAGATCGTCGAGAGCGGCGGTACGGCGTGGTCGACCCGGCCGCTCACCCCGCTGCCGGGCCAGGCCCGCCCGTGGGTGACGATCCGGGTCCGTGAGCCGGAAGCGGGGCGGGGGCGGCGGATCGACCGGGTGCGGCTGGAGGAGCTGATCGGTACAGAGGTTCCGGCGCACGTCGGGTTCACGCTGGAGATCCTGCCGCCGGCCGGGAGCCCGGCGGCTTCGGGGGGTGGTGCGGAGTGA
- a CDS encoding NADase-type glycan-binding domain-containing protein — MICPNCRTENAPGRTLCIRCALLLDPGPPPDVRPPWWRRIFRRGPRQAHVAGARPKRGWRRPRFGLPVVLLLLAVGIWFALPHLSGLFGFAKEETGTPESVPPSVFRASSAVSGHPAGAAFDGFNNRYWAPKEAGEGAGEYLECEFAQPVGVRKIVVFSGTSGRKDEFLTQARPARITVVLTAKDGKETSRTIRLRDQAGQQTFDVRGTETVRARLTVDSAYGTGEGRRVAVAEVEFFGRRP, encoded by the coding sequence GTGATCTGCCCCAACTGCCGTACGGAGAACGCGCCGGGGCGCACGCTCTGTATCCGCTGCGCGCTGCTCCTCGACCCCGGCCCGCCCCCCGACGTCCGCCCGCCGTGGTGGCGCAGGATCTTCCGCCGCGGCCCCCGGCAGGCCCATGTCGCGGGGGCGAGGCCCAAGCGCGGATGGCGGCGGCCGAGATTCGGGCTGCCGGTCGTGCTGCTTCTGCTGGCGGTCGGGATCTGGTTCGCGCTTCCGCACCTGTCCGGCCTGTTCGGCTTCGCGAAGGAGGAGACGGGGACTCCCGAGTCGGTGCCGCCCTCGGTGTTCCGCGCGTCCAGCGCGGTGTCCGGCCACCCGGCGGGCGCGGCCTTCGACGGGTTCAACAACCGCTATTGGGCACCGAAAGAGGCCGGGGAAGGCGCCGGGGAGTACCTGGAGTGCGAGTTCGCGCAGCCGGTAGGGGTGCGGAAGATCGTCGTCTTCTCCGGGACCTCGGGGCGGAAGGACGAATTCCTCACCCAGGCCCGCCCGGCGCGGATCACCGTCGTACTGACGGCGAAGGACGGCAAGGAGACCAGCCGGACGATCCGGCTGCGCGACCAGGCGGGTCAGCAGACCTTCGACGTACGCGGCACGGAGACCGTACGGGCCCGGCTCACGGTCGACTCGGCGTACGGCACCGGGGAGGGCCGCCGGGTCGCCGTGGCGGAGGTCGAGTTCTTCGGCCGGAGGCCGTAG
- a CDS encoding RNA polymerase sigma factor translates to MNHDEDRIEDLLRLHAPQVLGALVRRYGHFDAAEDAVQEALLAAARQWPEQGLPDNPRGWLIRIASRRLTDRLRADSARRRREETAAALTPRDAFTAPPPGEGRAPSEDDTLTLLFLCCHPALTPAAQIALTLRAVGGLTTAEIARAHLVPEATMAQRISRAKHKVRGTPFRQPGPEDRDERLAAVLQVLYLIFNEGYTASSGPALHRADLAREAVRLARSVRRLLPREGRVTGLLALMLLTEARSPARTGAHGELIPLDEQDRTLWDRSAIAEGVALAEEALSQGPAGDYQLQAAVAALHDEAEHSDDTDWPQILALYDILVHRTPDPMAALGRAVAVAMVHGPRAGLAEVALLEGPLAGHHRLDAVRGHLLERAGDAEAARAAYRSAADRTLSEPEAHYLRRRADALTPSP, encoded by the coding sequence GTGAACCATGACGAAGACCGGATCGAGGACCTGTTGCGCCTGCACGCGCCACAGGTCCTCGGCGCGCTCGTACGGCGGTACGGACACTTCGACGCGGCCGAGGACGCGGTGCAGGAGGCCCTCCTCGCCGCGGCACGGCAGTGGCCGGAACAAGGACTGCCGGACAACCCGCGCGGCTGGCTCATCAGGATCGCGTCCCGGCGGCTGACCGACCGGCTGCGCGCCGACTCGGCCCGGCGGCGGCGCGAGGAGACGGCGGCGGCGCTCACCCCGAGGGACGCCTTCACCGCACCGCCGCCCGGGGAGGGCCGAGCACCTTCCGAGGACGACACCCTCACCCTGCTCTTCCTGTGCTGCCACCCCGCGCTCACCCCCGCCGCGCAGATCGCGCTCACCCTGCGCGCGGTCGGCGGTCTGACCACCGCCGAGATCGCCCGCGCCCATCTGGTGCCCGAGGCGACCATGGCCCAGCGGATCAGCCGGGCCAAGCACAAGGTGCGCGGGACACCGTTCCGGCAGCCGGGGCCCGAGGACCGCGACGAACGGCTGGCCGCCGTGCTCCAGGTGCTCTACCTGATCTTCAACGAGGGCTACACGGCCTCCTCCGGCCCCGCTCTGCACCGCGCGGACCTCGCCCGCGAGGCCGTCCGGCTGGCCCGTTCCGTCCGCCGCCTCCTGCCGCGGGAAGGCCGGGTGACCGGGCTGCTGGCACTCATGCTGCTCACCGAGGCCCGCAGCCCGGCCCGCACCGGCGCGCACGGCGAACTGATCCCGCTCGACGAACAGGACCGCACCCTCTGGGACCGTTCCGCGATCGCGGAAGGAGTCGCCCTCGCCGAGGAGGCGCTGTCCCAGGGGCCCGCCGGGGACTACCAGCTCCAGGCCGCCGTCGCGGCCCTGCACGACGAGGCGGAGCACTCCGACGACACCGACTGGCCGCAGATCCTCGCCCTGTACGACATCCTCGTGCACCGCACACCCGACCCGATGGCCGCACTGGGACGGGCGGTCGCCGTGGCGATGGTGCACGGCCCACGGGCCGGCCTGGCGGAAGTCGCCCTGCTGGAGGGCCCGTTGGCCGGTCACCATCGGCTCGATGCCGTACGGGGCCATCTGCTGGAGCGGGCCGGGGACGCGGAAGCGGCGCGCGCCGCCTACCGCTCGGCGGCCGACCGCACCCTCAGCGAACCCGAGGCCCACTACCTGCGGAGGCGGGCGGACGCGCTGACCCCGTCTCCGTGA